The Oncorhynchus mykiss isolate Arlee chromosome 14, USDA_OmykA_1.1, whole genome shotgun sequence genome segment ACTTGTAGTGAAAGAAAAGATAAACGGTAAGGTCAGGGTCTTATTAGGAATGTGCTTTAGAGCATGCCACCATTTTGTGGAGCCTGCCCTGAGGTGATTTCTAATTTATtcagtttatttgtatttttgtatttattgatATGTGTTGTTTTATGTTGATGCAGGAATTGATTGGAAGTGTTAGGGGCAGTATTTCCCCCAAGTCCTGAAGGTCCCCTATGTCTGCTGGTTTCTATGGAATGTGCATCTCAGATGACAACCTCCTTGTAAACATTGGCATGTTGTGAAGTTAATGTCCATTTCATTGTTCATCAATTGCCACTTCATTGTGGAATCGGTTGCTTATCACAAGCTTAGGACTCCTTCAAAACAGACAAACTGATGCGTAAATAACACTAAAAGCaagtcaatattttttttttttttatgggagCAGTGCATTAAGGAGAGGATTATGTTGCACTGTCTGTCAGAAAGCTTACAATAACATGTCCTTGAAACAATTGAAAAATAGAATAGCATTTTTACAGAATCATTTCTCCTCACCACACCGCTGGACAAGCATTTCATGCGTCTTTGTTTGAAGGTGGGATATTAACCAGGGATATTAACCAGGGATATTAACCAGGGATATTAACCAGGGATATTTGAGAACCACTGGACTAGCCTTCGTCCAAATTTTCCCTCGAGATCTTCTGTGGAGAGATCTGAGACTCATGATCGATTggagcagcgtgtgtgtgtgtgtgtggttttgtattGTTTGAGTAAGGCTTAGGTTAAAGAAAAAAGGAATGGGGTGTTGACAGATGTTACAAAATGGTGCTCTTAGTCTTTAAACTTTTGTATGAACTTTTCTAAAAATCAACAAAATCCCAATGGCCGCTTGGTTAAAGAAATGTGTGATTGATAAAAGTGTATAATGGAGGTGTGGTGAGTGTCTTAACCCTAAAGAAAATCCACGTTAAATGTACCTCAGACAATTCTTTCCTAAATGTCTCATTTACTAACACAACAGCGAGGGTTGAGAGAGAATGTTTCACTGGGAACGTCAATAAAACTGATTTGACACAAGACTGGTTAAAGATGAGAAAGAGTAGCCAATGACGTTCAAGTCTCCACCAAGCATAGAGCAAACACTTACAGCAAGTATTAAATCATAACGTAATAGAAAAAGCTCTACAAAAGTAGACAGATCGACTTGATTCAAGAGACGAGAGGTTGAAAAGGAAATGAAAGTGTGTAAGAAGAGAAGTGTAATAGAAATGTAAAGATGGTTAATAGAATAACAATGTATAGGGAACATTCAAGcacacttttcttttttttttcttgttttaatGACAAATTGCAGGATCCCTTGTTTGATGGGATTGTATGTTTACCAAGGTTCTTAACCTTGTGTGTTAGGATAGTAAATCTATGTGGGAGTGGTTATGTACGCCAGGTCTAAATATGGATTTTGACTGTTTATTAATGAAGCAGTGATGGTCACTGGATGGTGATTTGTTTTTATTCAAAAAACGTTTGGTTTCTAGTCTGTTAATGGAACCACTATGACCTCATATCAACACTCCCATATACCACATTCCATTTCTGTAAAAGGATAGTCAGTACAACTTTAAGATGTAACAATTTTGGGAAATAGACTACTCCGTTTCATTAAACTGTTGAAAATGTTGTGCCTGTAAATTCATTTTTACTGTTTTCAGAATTCAAGTCTCTTCTGGTAACTGTATTATTGCTACCAGTGGATCTAATGTTCAAGCTCACATTTGTATTAATATCCACATGGCAGTCAGACAGATTCACAGGTACAGTATGACATCAATACAaccattaaaaaacaaacaagttAAAAAGGGGAAAACCATGAAATTAtgtatatgggggggggggggggggggggtgctcctcAAAAGAGTTGCTAAGCTTGTAAACATTGGTGTACATACTGTTGTGGAAAAATATTGAGTCAAATATTTGCACAGATACCGGAACTTGTAGATTCAGACTCTATTACAGAGTAACAGAGCCGAGCAATTCCATGGAAAAAGTTACATTCTCATATCACAGAGCCTTTATAGTATTCCGTCGTTGCATAATGAGTATAATCCCCACACTATATGAAATAGCTTCCCTTGACCTTTCTCCAACATTATCTTTCCATCTCAGTTCCTGCTTGTTAATGCCCACATCTGACAGCTGTATAGGTTATAATGGTAGCAGGCCCTGGTCATATATGTTCCATTCCTTATATAGCCATTCTGTCTCAGCTCTTCAAAGTGGACAGCCTAGATGCTGCTAATAATGGAAATGTAATCATAGTTATGAGTTTAGCCCCCACAGTACACAATCTTAAAATGAGCTTTTCACCATTTTGTTCAATCAATTGTATTGAAGTGTATAAAAGTTCCTGTGCCTATGCAGACGGAACCAAAGAGGAGTCTCTAATGGGGTGACTTTTCCTCTGTGTTCTTATGCATGATGTGGTACGTCTTAGCCACAGGGTACTTGATGCATCTGCACTACAACAGGAGAAAATAGACAACTTTAAACGCAAACGCAAAACAAAAGATCAGACATTTCAATATTCAGCTTCCAccagaggctggtgggaggagctatagcaggatgggctcattgtaatggaatAATGGCATGGACTCAATTGAACGGAGTCAAACGTGTTTTCCATGTTTGAAGCGTTTGTGCTCCATTAATACATTCAAGGAGTCagtcctatagctcctcccaccaacctCCTCTGGCTTCCACAGTAtgtattccacattgtgttaccaTCCACAGCAGAACGCCTAATAGAGCCAGCAGGAGCAGTCCTACCATTACTGAGAGGAATATGACCCTGTCAGCCTCAGCTGCAAACACACCATCAACCCATCAAACTGAAGTTACTTTACAGTATTTAGTTGAGACAGCAAACGCCATCAAACTGAAGGAATACAGGAAAAATCACATCCATTACTTGGCGGAGCTAAAGTTCCTAGATGTGCGTTGTACCAATGATgatgtgcagagggtccctggttcgagccctgttaggggcgaggagagggatggaagcaacACTGTTACACCAGTAAGACTTCTCGTCCTGCAGACACTGGGTTAGTGCGATCACATAACACATGGCCACTTGCATAGGGGCCCGATTCCCACAGAGACTTTCTCTGCTCAAGTCAAAGCCCAGAACACTTCTTCGATGGGGTTTAACAACGGTTGGCATCCAATGTTAatggtgcattaccaccaccagcTGGTCGGGGTATTCAATAAGAAACTTCAAAAACATTCCAGGAAAGGGGGAAAACGACATCATACAAAATAAAACATCaacttatttttacatttttttttaataactgGTAATCACAAAGACCCAAAAACGTTCAGCAGCATACACAATGATTCCAATTTTCTTCGACTTCTCTGACTGCGGTACAGTTTATGGCCATTGCAATAAATAATACGAAGTCCACCTTTTTAACATGTAGCATTTTACTATCCCTCCGTTGATAAGAAACTTTCACTGGCCGTGGTGGCTCCATTGCTTCTTCGCCGCCACTCGATCCTTCCAATTTTCTCACCACCTCCGGATAGGAGACACGCTAAACACTCCTCACCCTTGCCACCTCATTGTCCTTCACTAGGGCACTCTAAGAATTCAAGCGCATGTTCAACTCCACATTTGCAGCATTTCCCTTCGTCTGGCATACGATATTCTTCCCTTCTGCACACACTTGACACAAAGGCTCACAGGGTATCTCATGAATCATAACTTTATATGAGAAGGAGACTCTAAATCAAAGAACAGTAGCATGGATGACGTGAACTTCTTTTGTCCGTCCACCATACAGGTCAATCGACTTGCACAAACCACTCCATCGATGTCTtcaattacagttgaagttggaagtttacttgcacttaggttggagtcattaaaacggtCATTAAACCACGCCacaatattcttattaaataactatagttttggcaagtcagttaggtcatctactttgtgcatgacacaagtaatgtttacagacagattatttaacttaactgtatcacaattccagtgggtcagaagtttacatacactaagttgactgtgcctttaaacagcttataaaattccagaaaattatgtaatggctttagaagcttctgataggctaattgacatcatttgagtcaattggaggtgtacgtgtggatgtatttcaaggcctaccttcaaactcagtgcctctttgcttgacatcatgggaaaatccaaagaaatcagccaagacctcagaaaaaaaattgtagacctccacaagtctggttcatccttgggagcaatttccaagtgCCCGAAAGTACCacgatcatctgtacaaacaatagtacgcaagtataaacaccatgggaccacgcagccgtcattccgctcaggaaggagacacgttctgtctcctaaagatgaacgtactttggtgtgaaaagtgcaaatcaatcccagaacaacagcaaaggtacttgtgaagatgttggagaaaacaggtagaaaagtatctatatccacagtaaaatgagtcctacatcgacataacctaaaaggccactcagcaaagaagaagccactgctccaaaaccaccataaaaaaagccagactacggtttgcaactgcacatggggacaactattgtactttttggagaaatgtcctctggtctgatgaaataataatagaactgtttggccataatgaccattgttatgtttggaggaaaaaggtggaggcttgcaagccgaagtacaccatcccaaccgtgaagcacaggggtggcagcatcatgttgtgggggtgctttgctgcaggagggactggtgcatttcacaaaatatatggcatcatgagaatagaaaatgatgtggatatattgaagcaacatctcaagacatcagtcaggaagttaaatcttggtcgcaaatgggtcttccaaatggacaatgaccccaagcatatttccaaagttgtgacaaaatggcttaaggacaacaaagtcaaggtattggagtggccatcacaaagccctgacctcaatcctatagaaaatttgtgggcagaactgaaaaagtgtgtgcgagcaaggaggcctacaaacctgactcagttacaccagctctgtcaggaggaaagggccaaaattcacccaactgattgtgggaagcttgtggaagtctacctgaaacatttgacgcaatcctaccaaatactaattaccttctgggaatgtgatgaaagaaataaaagctgaaataaatcattctttctactattattatttcacattcttaaaataaagtggtgatcctaactgacctaaaacagggatttgtttactaggattaaatgtcaggaattgtgaaaaactaagtttaaatgtatttggcgaaggtgtatataaacttccgacttcaactgtacctaccctcatcacctgggggcggcccgtcaggaagtccaggatccagttggagggaggtgtttagccccaggatccttagcttagcgatgagctttgagggtactatggtgttgaatgctgagctgtagtcaatgaatagcattctcacataagtgttcctttttgcaggtggaaaagggcagtgtggagtgcaaaagagattgcatcatctgtggatctgtttgggcggtatgcaaattggagtgggtctagggtttctgggataatggtgttgatgtgagccaaacacaccaagaatggtccaaacacaccaatacagtcATGAAgagtctattccccctcaggaaactaatgTTCTGGATAACATGGAAACACCctaaccagttctaaccagtTGTGTCTGGAAGtacctagcaagctagccaactttagccagttagcttgcgTGCTTGACTGTCAGAACGCTCctatcaaccctactcctcagccagagagtcaGTGAGCGCTCTGAACTCTCAGAGAGCGATCCGCTCTGAATTTAAGaaaggacaatctgacaacactctgaatttCCGAACGCACAGAGCGCACTCTGAGTGCACTCTCGCACTCctgattgaatttacgaacacacctcCAGTCATATTATTTTTCCTTAGTTGCGAAAGGACTGGTTGTCCTTTCTACATAAAATGCTTGCTATAGAGTCTGGATAACATTATTGTAACTTGATAGCTATAGCTAGCCAACTTCAGCTAATTTAGTCATGTCAAACTTGAACCTGGAATGACAGCAGAAATACACATGAAAATTAAGCAACCGCTTTATGTGGGAGCGCCACACACAAAGCCTACTGAAATCTATATGTAAACAATGGGATTTCCTCTGGTTGAAAATACTGTTTGGCTCAAACATTTTAACAATATTTTATGGTATGCATGTAACTTTCTAACTTTATGAAACCAAATTGTGAGACATCTTGTTAGCAATTCTCTATACAGTATTTCAAGCTGTTTTTTGgttaataataaaacatttaaaaagtattAGGAGATTTGGTGAAAAATCTATATCAAACAAACTTAAACCTAATCTGGAATTTTATTTCAGTTCGTGGTAGAAAACAAGAGAGTTCAAAGGTTATGGTTACACTTCTGTTCTTTTGTTTGGAAATTAGCTTCATTTGTTTACTGTCTAGTTAAGCATTACTGTAATATGGGACTATGGCCTATAAATTAAGCAAGCCTTGACATAAATATCCAACAATCATGTATGCCCCCTTCAAAGACTAAAACTGACTGAAATGTAATCAAACCCTGAGACGTATTTTGGTCATTCTTTCAGATAATTCATTGTTTCCAGATCAATGGACACTAATCAATTTATACAACTAGGAAGATTGGTCCAAAATCCCCAGTAATGTGTTGTCATCATAGTGAAAAACAAAACAGGATACAGTAATTCAGGTGTCAAATTAggcaaattattatttatttcagagaACCAGTTCATAGCAATCTGCTAAATTAGACAATAAGTATATCGTCGCCATAGTGCACTGGCCATTCTCGATCACAAGCAATGACAACTTTCCTGGTGGACAAAGAACCCTCATATTCACATCGGGGATGAGTGTGTTGACATAGCGTTTTCTTTTTACACTTGTGCTTACATATGACTACAGGGAAGCGATTATTGCTTTCAAACAGACTGTTGCCCATAGGTGTGCCACCCCCAGTACAAATGGCCCTGACCTGATTTGAATTGGCTTTAATGAATGTGTTTTTTACTTTGCAATTTGCGCTATCAGGCTCAGTCAACTCCAAGTAGCCCATCACACCCTGACACTTCTGTATCGTCATATCCCCCTTGACGTGCTGTCGGAGGAAGTGTGTATAACGACGGCTGATGTCGGCCGGTTGACTGTGTACCATCACTGTGGCACACATCAACACCAGGAACAGGAAAGCCCTCTGGAACCCCATGGCATCAACTAAATGGAGAAACAGGAGGGGTAAGTTAGACTATCACAAgtttattactattactatgaattactgtaacccactgttcctaggccgtcattgaaaataataatttgttcttaactgacttgccatttTTTaaatgcgtgggaatacttttgAACAGGTGTCATATATTTAAATTAGTTTTAGATgatttcctggtgattttacagtattttatgtcaAACAAGGAAAAATAAATTGTCAACGCTTGTCAAATATTTGATGAAGTTAGATAGAGTAAGTAGAGTCATCATACTCCAAAGCCATTTTGTATAAGTTAtgcaaatataaattatattatataattggaataatttttctttttttaaatggctAGATTTTACTTGAAAGAGAAAGCACTTACCTCTGGCAACTGGGTTCAATGGCCTTCAGTGTGACTGATAAGGTGTTTTTTGCCCTCAGATATCTACAGATACAATACAGCGTTAACCAGAGACAACACTCTTCAGATTCAGAGTTATTATTTGATGTTCTAGTACTGTAATGCTGAGGTAATTACATCTTACCTGTTTGAGTGTCTCCACTGTGAAGTGAGTAACTCTAACCTGAATCTCGACTTATATATACACTTTCATGAACTTTGATTTGGGAGCCCCTGCACCCGTGTTGCAACATTGTAAGGGAGAAAGGGGTTTAAATTAGCTAACTATTAactgaacttttttccaaatggcTTGAGAGCTTTGTATACCTTGTTATGTTTCTCTTGTATTGTTTGGTTGctttttgtctgtctgcctgctaaGGGTTGGTTGTCATATGTTTCCTTGTCCTGTTGTATTCTGTGCTGCTCTGCATGTGCTCATTGTCTGTCTGTATTGTCATTTTAATTAATGTTAATAATCTGCCCAGGAACTACAGTTGAgaattagctggctggctaaaacTAACATGTTTACAGTAATGTTGATTAATGTGTACAGTGCTTTTAAAGCTTCATTTAATAAAGTAATGTAAAGTAAATGGCCCAATCAATCAAGATATATCTCACATCATGTGTGATGCCAACCTTAGCAGTCCTAGGCCAAGTTATATTAATGTTATGCAAATAGTTACAGAACCCAATGTATGTGACTGAGATGATGGAATTGCATCCCATTGCTATCAAATATATAAACAATAAATTAATCTGAATAAAACATTGATTTCAGGTTCATTTAACGGCCAAATACAGGGATGCAAGCCAGTAAAGTCACTACACAAGactacactaaacaatacattaattgcactataccactgctacacctggctatcagcggagccttgtctggcagcaaaacagttcattcagcctcatttactgcctttaaaaaaacatagctgatatggcattcgccaaaaggcatgtggactccccaaacatatggaagaaggtactctggtcagatgagactaaaattgagctttttggccatcaaggaaaacgctatgtctggcgtaaacccaacacctctcatcaccccgagaatcccttccccacagtgaagcatgggtgtggcagcatcttgctgtggggatgtttttcatcggcagggactgggaaactggtcagaattgaaggaatgatggcgCTAAatgcagggaaattcttgagggaaacctgtttcaatcttccagagatttgagcctgggacggaggttcacttcccagcaggacaatgaccctaaacatactgctaaagcaacactcgagtggtttaaggggaaacatttaaatgccttggaatggcctagtcaaagcccagacctcaatccaattgagaatctgtggtatgacataaagattgctgtacacaagCGGAACCCATcgaacttgaaggagctggagcagttctgCCTTGAAGAATCTCCAAAAATCCcagttgggactgctgttgggactctgatGTTGgcacagctttatgtaggccctaacagtttgttaTAGTggaattaatgtattgtttagtgttgtgttgtggctttgctggcacgCAACCCACATataagatttacatgctaaaatcaccactgggcAATCCAGACAGCACTGTGTTGGATGGAGAGAGTTGACTGTTCATTTATAAAGTGACAGTTCTGTGGTGTGACTCGTGATCCATTCAGCTGTGAAGGCCAACACACCACCTGATGTAAGACTTCTAAATCAAATATCGACTCCCTCTATTAAAGACAAGCTGCTGTACCAATCAAACTCAGTTATGAAAGTGCTGTTCAGAAATACTGATATCCATAGTTGATTGAATACAAGTATTCTCTTCATAAGCAATCCATAATCATTGCCTGCTCTTTGCTTCTACTTTGCCTTACACAGAGAACAGGAAAACCAAATAAACCTGGAGATAAACACTAGTTAATGCCAACAGCTGTTGGGAAGTCCAGGATTGCTACATAAATTGTTGGACTTTGGATTCTTATTATATAACgggttgtttggatcctggatgctgattggttgatagcAGGGAGTTATTCACCACAATCTCTGGGTAATGCCTGTTAACAGTTCTATTAGAATCAATGTGCATTCAATATCCCACAATATCCcacagccatattcatcgacttggccaaggctttcgactctgtcaatcaccacattcttatcagcaggctcaacaaccttggtttctcaaatgacggcctcgcctggttcaccaactacttctcagacagagttcagtgtgacaaatcggagggcctgttgtccggacctctggcagtctctatgggggtgccacagggttcaattctcgggccgtctcttttctctgtacacatcaatgatgtctctcttgctgctggtgattctctgatccacctctacgcagacgacaccattctgtatacctctagcccttctttggacactgtgttaacaaacctccagacgagcttcaatgccatataactctccttccgtggcccccaactgctcttaaatgcaagtaaaactaaaagcatgctcttcaaacgatcactgcccacacctgcccactcctccagcatcactactctggacggttcttgaatatgtggacaactacaaatacctaggtgtctggttagattgtaaactctccttccagactcacattaagcatcaccaatccaaaattaaatctagaatcggcttcctatttcacaacaaagtatccttcactcatgctgccaaacataccctcgtaaaactgactatccgatgtcatttacaaaataacctccaacactctactcagcaaattggatgcagtctatcacagtgccatctattttgtcaccaaagtctcATGTACTActcaccactgcaacctgtatgctctcgttggctggccctcgcttcatattcgtcaccacacccactggctccaggatatatataagtctttgctaggtaaaggcccaccttatctcagctcactggtcaccatagcagcacccacacatagcacgcgctccagcaggtatatttcactagtcacccccaaagccaattcctcctttggccgcctctccttccagttctctgctgccaatgactggaacgaatagcTGAAGCTGAAGACTCGTatttccctctctaactttaggcaccagctatcagagcagttcacagatcacttcacctgtacatagcccatctgtaaattgcccatccaactacctcatccccatactgttatttttttcttctcctttgtaccccagtatctctacttgcacattcttcttctgcacatctatcactcgagtgtttaattgctaaattgtatttatttcgcctttatggcctatttattgccttactttcCTCTTCTTACCtgctttgcacacactgtatatagacttttctattgtgttattgcctgtatgtttgtttattacatgtgtaactctgtgttgttgtttttgtcacactgctttgctttatcttggccaggtcacacttgtaaatgagaacatgttctcaactggactacctggttaaataaaggtgaaataaaaaataaacaaatgcaTTTCATGTGTCTTGGTTTGAATCCAGAAATATTAACCAGAGATATTTGAGAACCGCTGGACCAGGCTTTGTACAAAGTTTCCCCTGAGATCTCCCATGGAAAGATTGTTCCTGGGACTCATGATAGGTTGGGAGCAGCATGTGTGTCTGGTTTTGTATGGTTTGAATAAGGTTTAGTATAAAAACAAAAGGAATGGGGTGTGGATAGGTAATGTTACAAAATGGTGCGTTTACTGTCTTTAAACTTTTGCATTAACTTTTCTTTAAGACAACAAAATTACAATGGCAGCTTGGTTGAATGAGCTCTGAATTAAGGAGGATTAGTGTTAAATATATGTGAGAGTGATTGATAAGAGTGAAAATGGAGGTGTGGTGAGTGTCTTAACCCTATATTAAAGTCAAATTAAATGTAGCTCTCAGACAATTATTTTCTGAATGTCTCATATCATTTACAGCAAGGGAGAAAGTGAATGTTTATGACTGGGAACTTCAATAAAACTGATATGACGATGACAAAAGACTGGTTAAAGATGAGAAAAAGTAGCCAAGGACATTTAAGTCTC includes the following:
- the LOC110489025 gene encoding ribonuclease-like 3; this encodes MGFQRAFLFLVLMCATVMVHSQPADISRRYTHFLRQHVKGDMTIQKCQGVMGYLELTEPDSANCKVKNTFIKANSNQVRAICTGGGTPMGNSLFESNNRFPVVICKHKCKKKTLCQHTHPRCEYEGSLSTRKVVIACDREWPVHYGDDILIV